From the Ralstonia wenshanensis genome, the window CCAACCAGCCGTTTCACGCGCGGGTCGTATTCTTCGGCCAGTAGGCCCACGTCATTGCGCAGTGCCAGCAGCTTGGTGAAAAGCGCGCGAGCTTCGTCCTGGCGGCCTTGCATGACGAGGTTGTCGACATACCAGAAGCTGCAGGCGAGGAATACGCCTTCGCCCTGGGGCAGGCCGTCGGTCACGGCTTCGGTGCGGTAGCGGCGCACGAGGCCATCAACGAGCAGGTCTTCTTCGATGGCCTTGACCGTGCCCTGGATGCGGGGGTCGGACGCCGGCAGAAAGCCGACGAGCGGCAGCATCAGAAGCGCGGCGTCTAGCTCATCGCCGCCGTAGCTCTGAACGAAGCAGCCGCGCGTGGCGTTGTAGCCGTGCGCACAAACCTCCGCGTGGATGCGATCGCGCACGGCGCGCCAGCGCTCTACCGGGCCGTCCACGTTGAATTGCTCGATGGTTTTGACGGCGCGGTCGAACGCCACCCACGCCATGACCTTGGAATGCGTGAAATGGCGCGACGGCCCCCGGACTTCCCAGATGCCTTCGTCGGGCGTCTGCCAGACGCTTTCGAGGTGCGTCATCAGCGCGACCTGCAACTGCCACGAGGCTTCGTCGCCATCCAGGCCGCCTTTGCGAGCGATGAAGAGGGCGTCCATCAGTTCACCGTACACGTCGAGCTGGAGCTGCATCGCGGCCGCGTTACCCACGCGCACGGGCTGCGCGCCTTCGTAGCCGGACAGCCACGGAACAGTCCACTCGCCCAGGCGACGCTCGCCGGCAATGCCGTACATGATCTGCACCTGTGCAGGGCTGCCGGCGATTGCGCGTTCGAGCCATTCGCGCCAACTGCGCGCCTCGTCATAGAACCCGGCGTTCATGAGCGCAAGCAGCGTAAGGGTGGCGTCGCGCAGCCAGCAGTAGCGGTAGTCCCAGTTGCGCACCCCGCCGAGCTGCTCAGGCAGCGACGTTGTGGGCGCGGCCACGACGCCGCCGGTACGGTGATACGTCAGCGCCTTGAGCGTGATGAGCGAGCGTTCCACGGCTTCGGTCCATTCGCCCGCACCGTGGCAGCGGCCCGCCCACGCGCGCCAGCGCGCCTCGATGTCGACCTGCGCTTCGAGTGCGTCGATCGACGCCGGCAACGGCAGGTGCGACGGCGAATGCGTGAGCACAAAGGGGACCGCATCACCCTCGCTCACCGTGAAATCCGCCACGGTGGAGAGGTTCTCGCCCCGGATTGGCGCAGGCGTGCGGAGCGTCGTCATATTGGGCCCGGCCACGGCCCGCAGTACGCAATCGGGCGTGTCGCATGGGCGCTCGGCAGCCGCACCCGTGAGTTCGGACACGCGGCTCACCCATGGTACGGATGTGCCGTAATCGAAGCGCAGCGTGAGGTCCATGCGCATGTCCACAGTGCCGGACAACCCGCGCACGATGCGGATGAGGTCCGACGTGTCATCCCGGGCACCGGCCGTGCCCGGCAGCCGGGCCGTCATCAGGTCTGTCAAGCTGGCGGAGCCGGTGTCGGTCTCGAACACGGTTTCCAGCACCAGGGTGCCAGGTAGGTAGCGGCGCCGCACGGTGCGCCCGCCAGCCCGCGGCGCCAGGCGCCATCGGCCGTTGTCCGGTGTGCCGAGCAACGCGGCAAAACAGGCGCCCGAATCGAACCTCGGCCAGCACAGCCAGTCGATGGACCCGTCGCGCGAAACCAGTGCCGCGGTTTCGCAATCGCCAATCAACGCGTAATCTTCGATTTTCGAGGGCATTGCACTCCACTCCAAGCCAAACAAATCGACGAGGCCGCGACCATGCACGACAGCACCCGCATCCTGCTTGAATACAACGCGGGGCGTGATCCCGAGCGGCTGACCCGCAAGCTCGATGCCATTGCCGCTGACCCGTTTTCATTCTTTCGCGGCACCAACAACCTGTATGCCGCGTCGCTGGCCGATGCGGCGTTGCTGCACGACGCGCCCCGCACGCTCGTCTGCGGTGACCTGCACCTCGAGAACTTTGGCAGCTTCAAGGGCGACAACGGCCTCGTCTACTTCGACATGAACGACTTTGACGAGGCACTGGCCGCGCCGTTCACAGTCGACCTGGTGCGCGTGCTGTCCAGCCTGCAGGTGGCGTCCTTCAGCTGGAAGCTGGCCGATGAAGATGCTCATAACCTGTGCCGGCGCTTTCTCGACACGTATGCGGCTGCGCTGGTTGATGGCAAGCCGCGCTGGGTTGAGCGTGCCACTGCCACGGGCATCGTGCGTAATCTGCTGCGCGGCCTGCGCAAGCGCAACCGGGCGGCGTACCTGGCTGATCGCACCGAACGCAACGGCAACCGGGTCACCCTGCGTATCGACGGCCGGCGCACTTTACGGGCAAGCAAGGAAGAGGCCCGCCGCGCGCGCCGCATTCTCGAGGCCTACGGCCAGCAGGGCAACGGCCAGCGTTTCATCGCCATCGACGTCGCGCGGCGGATTGCCGGCACAGGCAGTCTGGGCCTTGAGCGCTATTCCGTGCTCGCTCGCCCGGAAAACGACCCCTCCACGCTGCGCCTGATCGACATCAAGCTCTCCATCCCAAGTGTCTGGGACGATGTGCTGGGCGACGCCTGTAGCGTTGCGCCGTGGCGTAGTGAGGCTGGGCGCGTGGTCGATATCCAGCGCCTGTCGCAGGCCATTTCGCCCGCGCTGCTGCGCGGCGTCGTCTACGGAGCCAAGGGCGAGAAACCGAAGTCGTACGTCGTCAAGAGCCTGCAGCCGACCGCCGACCGCGTTGCGCTGGGCTCTGGCAAGAACGTGGTCGCCAACCTGGACGATGCCCTGCAGACCATGGCGCGCGTGGCAGCGTGGTGTCATTTGCGCGGCTGTGGCCGACACGGCACCGATCTCGTGGAAACAGTGCAGGACTACGCGGCCGGCACGGCGTGGCGCAAATCGGCGTTGAAGCTGGCGGCGCATGGCAAAGACGTGTCGCTCAAGCAATGGGCTGAGTTTGCTGAAGATTATCGTCAGGCGCGCGGTGGCAAGTCCGCTTAAGTCCGCTTAAGTGCGCGGCGTAAGTGCGCGATGGCGCGCTGTTGACGTCAGGCCCGTGACTACTATTTGAAATCCCCCTGAGATTGCAATGAAAAACCTCGACAACCCCTCACATGATCGCGAGGTGGGCACCGCCGACGCGACGCAAGACACGACGCGCATCGACGACACCCGCATCGGCGCGGTGCGTCCGCTCATTTCCCCGGCGCTGCTCCTGGACGAGCTGCCCGTGCCTGCCGATACGCAGACGCTCGTCGAAGACACCCGCCGGGCCATCAGCAACATCCTGCACGGCCGCGACGACCGGCTGCTGCTCATCGTCGGCCCGTGCTCGATCCACGATCACGACCAGGCGCTCGATTACGCGCGCCGCCTCAAGGCTGCGGCCGATGCACTGAAGGACGACCTGCTGATCGTCATGCGCGTCTACTTTGAGAAGCCGCGCACGACGGTCGGTTGGAAGGGCTACATCAATGATCCGCGTCTGGACGGCAGCTTCCGCATCAATGAAGGGCTGCGCGCTGCGCGGCAACTCCTGCTTGACGTCAACGCCCTCGGTCTGCCCGCCGCCACGGAATTCCTCGACCTGCTGAGCCCGCAATACATTGCAGACCTCATCGCCTGGGGCGCGATCGGCGCGCGCACGACAGAAAGCCAGAGCCATCGGCAGCTTGCGTCGGGCTTGAGCTGCCCGATCGGTTTCAAGAACGGCACCGACGGCGGCGTGCAGGTTGCGTCTGACGCGATCATCGCGGCGCGCGCCAGCCATGCGTTCATGGGCATGACCAAGATGGGCATGGCCGCGATTTTCGAGACGCGCGGCAACGACGACGCGCACGTGATCCTGCGGGGCGGCAAGAGCGGGCCGAACTACGACAGCGCGCACATCGAGGCGACCTGCGCGGCGCTGCGCGCGGCAAAGTTGCGCGAACAGGTGATGGTCGACTGCTCGCACGCGAATTCAAACAAGTCGCATGAACGGCAGGTCGACGTCGCGCAGGATCTGGCGCGGCAACTATCGCAGGGTGACCACCGGATCGTCGGCGTGATGGTCGAAAGCAATCTCGAAGCGGGCCGCCAAGACCTGAAACCGGGCGTGCCGCTCAAGTACGGCGTGTCGATCACCGATGCCTGCCTGAGCTGGGCGCAGACCGAGCCCGTGCTCGACATACTGGCCGAGGCGGTTCGGCATCGGCGCGCGTATTCGTACGACGGGTGAGATAAGGGCGGCGGATTCTGCTTTTGCCGCCTTGTACCGATCGCCGACGTCGGTCGGCGTTTTTTTTGTCCATTCAATGACTGCCAGCCGGATGCGCACTCGCATGCGGCTTGGTCCTATCTTGCGTGCAGGCATCCCGCCCGCACGGTCCACGCCCTGACACTGTCGCGTCGGCGGGTCTCTTCCCAAATCACATTGGTTATTCGGCTTGGCGCGTTGCGTGTCTGCATTGAGCTGCATTTAAGACTGCGCTTGCATATCTGGCGTCGCCCAACATCCAGAATTCCGGCCAGGCATTGCATTGCAATAGCTGGAGAAGTCAATTAGCGGCGCGTTGTTCACCGTACGGACGGCGCTTCGGCGGCATCTCGCAATTCAACGGAGATGCGCGTAGGAATTCAGTCTGGTCTAAATTGAAATAACGCGATAAGTGAAATTGGGCTGCCCGGCTGCTGCAAAACCATTTTTGTAACGATTTAATGATGACAAAAAGAATGAGTGCGCAAGTCATGCGCAGGATTGGATGCACAGTATTAGCCGCCCTAATTTTCCCTGTGGCAACGGTGGCTTTGGCCGATGACAGCCGCAATATCTTCCCTTTCCCCAATCCGCTCGTACTGCCGAAAAATGCTCCGGTTGATAAGGTTATGGTAAGGGCATACAGGACGCCTCAACAGATTTGTGGCGAAGCCAGCTGCATGTTGGTCAGGTTTGCTGTCTTCAGCCTAGAAGGCGACCACTGGGTCTGGTAGGGCTCTGGGCCACGCGCCGGCACAGAACTTAGAGGTCTGGATATTCAGACTATCGTCAATGGAAAGCCTCAGGGCAAGTGGAGTGAAGATTTACACGACTCAATGGAATTTTCATCCCCTGTCGAATTTCAGTTGCTGAGAAACCATTATGAAATGAATAACGGAGAATCTAACCAACTTTATTTCTGGTTTTTCGTAAGAAAACCGGGGAGTTCCGACCTGATCCAAAGGTACATCGAGCTCAACACGAGCGTGACCTGGATCGAAGAAAGCTGCTCGGTGCCAAGTCAGACGGTAGTGCTGCCATCCACGCGGGCAGGGCGTTTAACCGGCATCGGGACGACGGCCGGCGGGCGCAGCTTCCAGATCCAGATCAACAACTGCCCCAAGGGTTACAACAAGATTCTCTACAGGCTCACGCCGGAGGGCGGCACTATTGAGAATGCACCGGGTGTATTGCCGCTTTCCGCTGATTCCACCGCAAAGGGCGTGAAGATCAAGGTGACCGACAATGCGGGCGCGGCGGCTGCATTTGATACGTCGACCGCCGTCGATGATTACAACAAGGCTACGGGCGGCTCCTTCTCGATCCCGATGCGGGTGTCGTATGTTCAGACCGAAGCCAACATCACGCCCGGTACCGTGAATGGCGCCATGTCGGTGCTGATGGAGTATCAGTGACACGCCACGCATGTGCTTTAGTGACGCCTTCATCACTGCGCTCTCAAGTTCCAGCGCTGCGCGGCCGATAGTGCCAAGGTAGCCGGCCGCCCGGCGCGATGGTCGCGCCTGCTGGAAGAGCCGTGCACGCCACTCTTGCCGCGCCCATGTCCGCTCGTCTGACCATCCGCACCCGCCTGGTGCTTTCGGTTTCCATTCTGTTTCTGCTTGCCTTGCTGATTGGCGTGGCGGGCCTGCTTGGCCTGCGCGATGCCAACCATGCGCACGAGGAAACCTTCACCAATCAGTTTCCGTCCGCACTCGCGCTGGGCGAATCCGATCTGAGCCTCACGCGTGCCCGCACCGCGCTCGACAAGGCGATGCTGTATCCGGAAGACAAGGGCGCGATGAAGCTGCTCGACCGCACCGAAGAGTTGATTGCGGAATCGGATGCAGCCTGGAAGAAATACCTGGCACTGCCGCGTGACGACGAGGAGGAACGCCTGGCCAAGGACGTCGCCACCAAGCGTGAAGCGGCTGCCGGCAGCTTGCGCGACATCATCAAGGCGCTGCGCGCCGGGGATCGTGCAGCGGCAGACAAGATCATGGAAAAGGGCGTCTCCAAGGCCTTCCGCGATTCCAACGATTCGAGCCTGGCGCTGAGCAAGAAGCAACTGGCGTTCTCCAAGGCCAACTACGACGCATCGCGCGATGCTTATGCGCGCTTCCAACTGATCGTGATTGCCGCCATCGTCCTCGCGCTGGTGGTGGCGCTGTGGTGCGCGTGGTCGCTGCTGCGCGCGATCGTGGGGCCGCTGAACGCCGCGCTGGCGCAGTTCGATCGCATTGCTGCCGGTGATCTGACCGAGCGTGTGCGCATCGATCGTCACGACGAAATGGGCCGCCTGCTCGAAGGCCTGGCCCGCATGCAGACTGCACTGACCGACACCGTGCGCCGCGTGCGCACCGGCTCCGAGTCGATCGGCGCGGCCACCAAGCAGATTGCCGCCGGCAATGCAGACTTGTCGCAACGCACGGAAGAGCAGGCTAGCTCGCTGGAGGAAACCGCTTCCAGCATGGAAGAAATGACCTCCATCGTGCGTCAGAACGCCGACAACGCCCGTCAGGCCAGCCAGTTGGCCGACAGCGCCTCGGAAGTTGCGAGCCAAGGCGGCGCGGTGGTGACCGACGTGGTGGCGACCATGCGCGAGATCAGCGCGTCGTCGCGTACGGTGTCCGAAATCATTGGCGTGATCGACGGCATTGCGTTCCAGACCAACATTCTTGCACTTAACGCGGCCGTAGAAGCTGCCCGAGCCGGCGAGCAAGGCCGTGGCTTTGCCGTGGTGGCCGGTGAAGTGCGCAACCTCGCGCAGCGCAGCGCCGCCGCCGCGAAGGAAATCAAGGAAATGATCGAGGCGTCGCTGTCCAAGGTCGAGACCGGCAGCGCGCTGGCCGAACGCGCGGGCAGCACGATGGAAGACATCGTGTCGTCCATCCGCCGCGTGACCGACATCATGGGCGAAATCGCTGCCGCCTCGAACGAGCAAAGCTCTGGCATCGAGCAGGTCAACAAGGCCGTCACGCTCATGGATGAGGCCACGCAGCAGAACGCCGCGCTGGTGGAGCAGGCTGCCGCAGCGGCGGAATCGCTGGAGGAGCAGGCCCAGGCCCTGAACGCCGCCATCGCCGCATTCCGCCTCGCCTGATATGGGCCCCATGGATGCACGGGGCCCGCTGAAGACTTAAGACTTGCCTTGAGCGCCGTTTCGGTTGATATAACCGACTGGCCCATTCAAGGAGTCGCCTCATGCCGTTCATCATTGCCGCGTTCGCGCTGGTTGGTCTGCTGATCTACGGCGCGGTCCGGCTGTATGCGGTGGTTGCCGCCGCTTATGGCGCGGTGGTGGGCGGTGCTGCGGTGCTGGTTGCCGTGGCGCTGCTGGCCGGCGCAGTCACCATCTTCATCCGGCGTTACCGCGCCGTTCATGGCGTGAACGTGAAAGGGCAGCGGATTGTGTCGCTCAGTGCAAGCTGGGGGCAGGTCGCGGTTGATGCCGAACAGAAACGCGGGACGCTGCAACTGCACGGGCAGGGCGCCCGTTTTCTCTTTGCCGATATTGCCGGCGCCGATGCGGTCGAACACGAAGGTGCCTGGTCGCTGGCGCTGCGCCTGAAGCATCAGACGCAGGCAGATTGGCCGATCCCGATGCGCAATCGCCAGGAAGCGAAACGCTGGGCGAAGATCTTCGCGCTGGCGGCCAGCCAGGAGCTTTGACCGGCGCGTCGGTCCGGATTATTCCGTCGTACTTGGGTTCCAGAATGCCTGCGCCACGTGCGGCTGCGATTGCAGCGACGTGACGATGCGGTCCAGCTCGGCCGCGTTCACGGCCGTCGACATCAGCATCGCTTCAATTTCTACGTGGTCGTCGCCAAAGGGTTCGACTGACAGATCGCTGATGGGGTAGCTGGCTTCTTCAAGCAGGCGTTCCAGGTCGGCCAGCGCCTCTTTCTGGCGCTCGCTGGTGGAGATGACGCACATGGTGTACGTGACTTCGCTGGCTTGGTTGTCGAGCGGAGTGCGGTTGATTCGGTCCACCACCGGCCGCAGCAAGATGTTCGAGGCCAGCACGAACAGCGTAATCAGAATGGCCTGGCCAACAAGGTCGGAGCCTGCCGCCGCACCCACAGCGGCCGAGCCCCACAGCGTGGCGGCAGTGTTCAGCCCGCGCACGTTCAGACCTTCCTTCATGATGGTGCCGGCACCCAGAAAGCCGACGCCCGACACCACATAGGCGATCACGCGCGTGGTGTCCGATGCGGTGCCGATCTGCGCGGCCATATCGACGAACGCTGATGCCGCGACCGCCACCAGCGCATTGGTGCGCAGCCCCGCAGTCCGCTGCCTGACCTGCCGCTCGAAGCCAATGAGTGACCCGAGCGCAAAGGCCGAGGCAAGGCTGATGAACGAATCCACCAGCGTGGCGACATTGAGATGGACGATGGCTTGCAGCGTCATCGGCGGCTCCTTGTTGTGGTGACCGGAGTCTTGGTGAAGGGCGCCGATGGTTATAGCACGGCGCCATGACACGCCGTGCGAGCCGGGGAGGCCGGACGGCTACTTATAGTCCCACTGCATCTGCTCGGGAATCGGCACGGCGTCCGACGTCTCGAGGCAGCGGTCGAGGTAAGCGAGCAGGGAGCGCGGCTGAAAGCCCGTCTCTTGCACCAGTCGCGTGTTGTCGAACACGTAGCTCATGCTGGCGAACTTGGCATACAGGTGGATGCAGCGCGCGACCAGTCGCACGTTGCCGTCACCCGTCAGGCTCAGGAATTTACGCGCCAATGCTTTCTCGGCGATTTTTTCCTGATACACGTAGCCGGCCAGCGCCTGCGCGTCTTCTTCCGGCGTCTTGCAACGCTTGAAGCGCGGGTACAGCGTTTCGATGCGCTCGGAGTTCGCGTCGCCGGCGCTGATGTGATACAGGTCGTGCGCCAGCGTCGGCTTGGTCGAAAGCTGCACGATGGCTTCGGCGCAGTCGTCCACGGGCAGGATGTCGACGCGGTCAGACAAGCGGCAGCTGAACGTTTCGAGCAGCGCCACCATGCGCAGCATCCAGAAGATGCTGCCCGACGGCTCGCACCCCAGCGTGCTGTGGCCGACCACGATGGACGGCCGCACCACCACCAGCGGCAGCTCGGGCACTGTTTCGCGCAGCTTCAGCTCGGCCATCCCCTTGGAATACGTGTATGGCACCGCATGCTGCTCCAGCGGGGGGACATCCCAGCTTTCGCTGACATGGCGATCCGCCAGTTGGCCGCACGACATGGCCGTGCCGATCTGCAGGAAGCGCTTCAGGCGTGGGCCCTGCGCCGCCAGCCGGCCGAGCGCCAGCACGCCATCCACGTTGGTTTCCCACAGCGACGGGTGGTTCGAGAAGGTTGCCAGCGCCGCGCAGTTGATGATGATTTCCGGATCGCCCAGCTTGGCGGCGCCGGCTTCGCGCAGGTCGAACGGCACGATCTGCGATTCGGTAATGCCGTCCAGCGTGCTCTGTGCGAATTCAAAACGCCGCAGGTTGTTGCGCAGCCGCGTCAACCCCTCGGCAGGTGTGTCGCCGCGCACGGCAAAGCGTGTGTCGGCCAGCAAACCTTTGGCTGCCAGATTGGCGGCAATGGCGCCGCCCACGAAACCGGTCGCACCGGTTAGCAAAATACTCATGCGAGAAAACCTGAATCCCTTGGGAAGCAAAACGGGCGACCAACCCGCTTGCAAACAACACTGCCGCTGCCGCACCGGCGAGGCACGTATTCGCAGTGCGCTCGAAGCTGGGGACAGGCAGGTCATGCCGGATGAAGCCGCGCACACGAAACAGGGTTCGCGGGCCGCAAGATTCGCGTGACGCGAAGCGGCCGAAACCTGCGCACAATCAGCGATTTATAAGAATGTAACCTTTCAGGTGCCTTTCAGCACCCCATTCCATCAGAGGGTTGACTCAAGTTTGCGGCACAGCGCAACTCGACGTGGCATTGGCGGCAATCTCGCGCGCGGCCTTGGCGCCCTCGACTTGCAGGATGGTCGGCAGCGATACGCCGTTCTTGGCGGCTGTCACCTCGGCCAGGATCGAGATGGCGATTTCGGGCGGCGTGCGGCTGCCGATGTAAATGCCGACCGGCCCATGCAGGCGCGCCAGCTCGGCATCGCTCAGGTCGAATTCCTTCAGGCGCTCGCGGCGGTTGGCGTTGTTGCGGCGGCTGCCCAGTGCGCCCACGTAGAACGCGGGCGTCTTGAGCGCCTCCATGAGCGCGAGGTCGTCCAGCTTGGGGTCGTGCGTCAGGGCGATGACGGCGCAGCGCTCGTCGAGCTTCATGGCCATCACCGTATCGTCGGGCATGGTGCGGACCATGGCCACGCCCGGGATCGACCATTCCTCGCTGTATTCCTCGCGCGGGTCGCAGACGGTGACCTGGTAATCGAGCCCCACAGCGATCTGGCACAGGTAGCGCGAGAGCTGTCCCGCACCGATCACGAGCATCCGGTAACGCGGCCCGTGAATGGTGACGAGGCGCACTTCGTCAAACTGCAGGCCGTCGGTGACGGTGGCGTGCTGCAGCGTTGACGCGCCAGTCGCCATGTCGAGCGTGCGGGCGACGAGCTGACCGGCCTCCACGGCACGCAGCAGGGCGTCGATTCCGCTGGAGGCGTTCAGTGGCTCCAGCACGAGCTGCAGTGTGCCGCCGCAGGGCAGGCCGAAGCGATGCGCTTCTTCAGCGCTGATGCCGTATTTGACCGCTTCGGGCTGGGTGTAATGCAGGCCTTCACGGCGCACGCGGTCGATGAGGTCGTCTTCAATGCAGCCGCCCGAGACCGAGCCGATGACGACGCCGTCATCGCGCAGCGCAAGCATTGCGCCTTCGGGCCGCGGCGACGAACCCCACGTTTTGACGACCGTGACGAGCAGTACGCGGCGCCCTTGTTCAAGCCAGCGCACGCTGGTTTTCAAGACTTCGAGATCGACGCTGTCCATGATGCGTTGGCTGCGCTTTCGCGCGCTTGAGGGTTCTGTTGCGGGGAATGCACCGATTATGCCCCGTGGTGCAAAAACAGGTAGGCGGCCGCCACGGCCACCAGCGCCACGATGATCCACGGCCATGGGTTACGCGGCTGCAGCGCGGGGCTGACGTTGGGAGCGGCGCCCGGCGGTGCGCCGTGAGCCTGCAGTTGGCCGGCCGCGAGGTCGGGAATCGCCTGTGTGGCCGGCATGCCGTCGATCGGAGCGGCATGTCCGTCGATGCCAGCCGTATCTGCGGGCCCGAACTCTGCCGCAAAACGCTGGAAGAACTCGTCGGCCAGCTTGCGTGCGGCACCGTCGATGAGCCGCGAGCCAATTTGGGCAAGCTTGCCGCCCACCTGCGCGGTTGCCGTGTAAGAAAGCCGCGTGACCGTGGGGCCTTCCGGCGTGAGCTGCACTTGCGCGCTGCCTTTGCCGAAACCGGCCGCGCCGCCCTGGCCGTCGAAATGCAACGTGTAGCTACGCGGGGGCGTCACGTCGGCCAGTTCCATGCGTCCCTTGAAGCGCGCCTTGACGGGCCCGACGGCGGCGGTCATGGC encodes:
- a CDS encoding glycoside hydrolase family 15 protein, with product MPSKIEDYALIGDCETAALVSRDGSIDWLCWPRFDSGACFAALLGTPDNGRWRLAPRAGGRTVRRRYLPGTLVLETVFETDTGSASLTDLMTARLPGTAGARDDTSDLIRIVRGLSGTVDMRMDLTLRFDYGTSVPWVSRVSELTGAAAERPCDTPDCVLRAVAGPNMTTLRTPAPIRGENLSTVADFTVSEGDAVPFVLTHSPSHLPLPASIDALEAQVDIEARWRAWAGRCHGAGEWTEAVERSLITLKALTYHRTGGVVAAPTTSLPEQLGGVRNWDYRYCWLRDATLTLLALMNAGFYDEARSWREWLERAIAGSPAQVQIMYGIAGERRLGEWTVPWLSGYEGAQPVRVGNAAAMQLQLDVYGELMDALFIARKGGLDGDEASWQLQVALMTHLESVWQTPDEGIWEVRGPSRHFTHSKVMAWVAFDRAVKTIEQFNVDGPVERWRAVRDRIHAEVCAHGYNATRGCFVQSYGGDELDAALLMLPLVGFLPASDPRIQGTVKAIEEDLLVDGLVRRYRTEAVTDGLPQGEGVFLACSFWYVDNLVMQGRQDEARALFTKLLALRNDVGLLAEEYDPRVKRLVGNFPQAFSHIALVNSALTLSAAADHVSQRTAAPARRAADDRPNPVK
- a CDS encoding DUF2252 family protein produces the protein MHDSTRILLEYNAGRDPERLTRKLDAIAADPFSFFRGTNNLYAASLADAALLHDAPRTLVCGDLHLENFGSFKGDNGLVYFDMNDFDEALAAPFTVDLVRVLSSLQVASFSWKLADEDAHNLCRRFLDTYAAALVDGKPRWVERATATGIVRNLLRGLRKRNRAAYLADRTERNGNRVTLRIDGRRTLRASKEEARRARRILEAYGQQGNGQRFIAIDVARRIAGTGSLGLERYSVLARPENDPSTLRLIDIKLSIPSVWDDVLGDACSVAPWRSEAGRVVDIQRLSQAISPALLRGVVYGAKGEKPKSYVVKSLQPTADRVALGSGKNVVANLDDALQTMARVAAWCHLRGCGRHGTDLVETVQDYAAGTAWRKSALKLAAHGKDVSLKQWAEFAEDYRQARGGKSA
- a CDS encoding 3-deoxy-7-phosphoheptulonate synthase, with product MKNLDNPSHDREVGTADATQDTTRIDDTRIGAVRPLISPALLLDELPVPADTQTLVEDTRRAISNILHGRDDRLLLIVGPCSIHDHDQALDYARRLKAAADALKDDLLIVMRVYFEKPRTTVGWKGYINDPRLDGSFRINEGLRAARQLLLDVNALGLPAATEFLDLLSPQYIADLIAWGAIGARTTESQSHRQLASGLSCPIGFKNGTDGGVQVASDAIIAARASHAFMGMTKMGMAAIFETRGNDDAHVILRGGKSGPNYDSAHIEATCAALRAAKLREQVMVDCSHANSNKSHERQVDVAQDLARQLSQGDHRIVGVMVESNLEAGRQDLKPGVPLKYGVSITDACLSWAQTEPVLDILAEAVRHRRAYSYDG
- a CDS encoding fimbrial protein translates to MEFSSPVEFQLLRNHYEMNNGESNQLYFWFFVRKPGSSDLIQRYIELNTSVTWIEESCSVPSQTVVLPSTRAGRLTGIGTTAGGRSFQIQINNCPKGYNKILYRLTPEGGTIENAPGVLPLSADSTAKGVKIKVTDNAGAAAAFDTSTAVDDYNKATGGSFSIPMRVSYVQTEANITPGTVNGAMSVLMEYQ
- a CDS encoding methyl-accepting chemotaxis protein is translated as MSARLTIRTRLVLSVSILFLLALLIGVAGLLGLRDANHAHEETFTNQFPSALALGESDLSLTRARTALDKAMLYPEDKGAMKLLDRTEELIAESDAAWKKYLALPRDDEEERLAKDVATKREAAAGSLRDIIKALRAGDRAAADKIMEKGVSKAFRDSNDSSLALSKKQLAFSKANYDASRDAYARFQLIVIAAIVLALVVALWCAWSLLRAIVGPLNAALAQFDRIAAGDLTERVRIDRHDEMGRLLEGLARMQTALTDTVRRVRTGSESIGAATKQIAAGNADLSQRTEEQASSLEETASSMEEMTSIVRQNADNARQASQLADSASEVASQGGAVVTDVVATMREISASSRTVSEIIGVIDGIAFQTNILALNAAVEAARAGEQGRGFAVVAGEVRNLAQRSAAAAKEIKEMIEASLSKVETGSALAERAGSTMEDIVSSIRRVTDIMGEIAAASNEQSSGIEQVNKAVTLMDEATQQNAALVEQAAAAAESLEEQAQALNAAIAAFRLA
- a CDS encoding MgtC/SapB family protein, giving the protein MTLQAIVHLNVATLVDSFISLASAFALGSLIGFERQVRQRTAGLRTNALVAVAASAFVDMAAQIGTASDTTRVIAYVVSGVGFLGAGTIMKEGLNVRGLNTAATLWGSAAVGAAAGSDLVGQAILITLFVLASNILLRPVVDRINRTPLDNQASEVTYTMCVISTSERQKEALADLERLLEEASYPISDLSVEPFGDDHVEIEAMLMSTAVNAAELDRIVTSLQSQPHVAQAFWNPSTTE
- a CDS encoding SDR family oxidoreductase — encoded protein: MSILLTGATGFVGGAIAANLAAKGLLADTRFAVRGDTPAEGLTRLRNNLRRFEFAQSTLDGITESQIVPFDLREAGAAKLGDPEIIINCAALATFSNHPSLWETNVDGVLALGRLAAQGPRLKRFLQIGTAMSCGQLADRHVSESWDVPPLEQHAVPYTYSKGMAELKLRETVPELPLVVVRPSIVVGHSTLGCEPSGSIFWMLRMVALLETFSCRLSDRVDILPVDDCAEAIVQLSTKPTLAHDLYHISAGDANSERIETLYPRFKRCKTPEEDAQALAGYVYQEKIAEKALARKFLSLTGDGNVRLVARCIHLYAKFASMSYVFDNTRLVQETGFQPRSLLAYLDRCLETSDAVPIPEQMQWDYK
- a CDS encoding XdhC family protein produces the protein MDSVDLEVLKTSVRWLEQGRRVLLVTVVKTWGSSPRPEGAMLALRDDGVVIGSVSGGCIEDDLIDRVRREGLHYTQPEAVKYGISAEEAHRFGLPCGGTLQLVLEPLNASSGIDALLRAVEAGQLVARTLDMATGASTLQHATVTDGLQFDEVRLVTIHGPRYRMLVIGAGQLSRYLCQIAVGLDYQVTVCDPREEYSEEWSIPGVAMVRTMPDDTVMAMKLDERCAVIALTHDPKLDDLALMEALKTPAFYVGALGSRRNNANRRERLKEFDLSDAELARLHGPVGIYIGSRTPPEIAISILAEVTAAKNGVSLPTILQVEGAKAAREIAANATSSCAVPQT
- a CDS encoding SRPBCC family protein, yielding MELTQTHLLPVPLQTAWDALNDPAVLQRCIPGCESITAAEGSANPAYDIAMTAAVGPVKARFKGRMELADVTPPRSYTLHFDGQGGAAGFGKGSAQVQLTPEGPTVTRLSYTATAQVGGKLAQIGSRLIDGAARKLADEFFQRFAAEFGPADTAGIDGHAAPIDGMPATQAIPDLAAGQLQAHGAPPGAAPNVSPALQPRNPWPWIIVALVAVAAAYLFLHHGA